AATTTCGTATCCTATTTCTTTATAGGATTCTTTTAAAAAGGTATCAATTTTTACAGCTTGTTCGAAGGTTTCATATCTTTCATTATCAGATAGGTATATTTTTTCCCAAGGAGCGCACATAAATACTTTTGTATATAAATATTTATTACTTTTTTCTTTATAAATAGCAGGGTATTCACTTCCCAAAAAATTCATATACGCATGTACATCAGGAATTCCTCTGTCAAAAAAAATAATATCGGTATCATTTTTTTCAGCTTCTAAATATTGTTGTTCTCTACCTTCTAATAACATTTGACTAAAAAGTAACGGTTGTTCTAAAAACAATTGATCTATCCCTTCTTTTTGAGCTTTGAGTATTACTTCTCTCGAAATTTCAGGCATGCAGT
This genomic stretch from Tenacibaculum sp. Bg11-29 harbors:
- a CDS encoding AAA family ATPase encodes the protein MQQKIVLIGGPGTGKSSILREFINLGYNCMPEISREVILKAQKEGIDQLFLEQPLLFSQMLLEGREQQYLEAEKNDTDIIFFDRGIPDVHAYMNFLGSEYPAIYKEKSNKYLYTKVFMCAPWEKIYLSDNERYETFEQAVKIDTFLKESYKEIGYEIINVPFGTIKERCDFILQSL